Genomic DNA from Candidatus Sulfurimonas marisnigri:
TATTCTTTTCTTACCATTTTTGGTTATGGGAATTGTCCATAGGTTGTTTAGCATATCAAAGTCAGACCAAGTTGCATCTAATCCTTCACGCTTTCTTGCACCTGTGAGTAGCAGCATTGGGATGATGTATTTTAGATGTTCATTTTGGCTTTTGTTTACCTCTTGAAGTAATCTTTTAGCTTGTGTTTTAGAGAGAAAGATTTGTCTTTGGTTATTGAGTTCATATTCTTTTACACCCTTACAAGGGTTATAGTCTTGCAGAAGTTCAAAGTCATTGGCAAGGTTGTAGGCACTATTTTTAAAAGATGATAAACTTATTTGCAGTGGCAGGGGCTAGATGCTTCTTGTGGATCATGTTGGAGTGGTGGGTCATGACTTCTATTTTTTTAAGTTCATTCATTGGCGTAGTTGCTAAGTCTGGGAGAATATGGTTTTTAAAGATGCTTATATTTGTTTCGTAGCTTTTTATGTGGGTCTTGATGTAAGGGAGATAGTAGCTATCGTAGAACTCTTGGAATGTTATGGGTGGCATCTCTTTGGTTTGTGATGGTGGCTCGGGGTTGTCTTGGTTCTCTTTGAGTGTGTAGTACTTCTCTTTGGCTTCTTGGAGACTTATATCTGTGGTTGTTCCTATGCGTATCATCTTTTGAGAGTTGTTTTCTCTGTATCTGTAATAGTAGATTTTACTTCCTGTGTTTTTTACTTCAAGCATAAAGCCTGTGAGGTCACTATCGAAGTATTGCTCTTTGGCTTTGTCGGTTGGTGGTTTTAGTTGTTTTATGGAGTCGGTTGTAAGTTTCATTTTTGGCATCTTTTTTCTTCCTTTTTTAGTCTGTTTTTCACATCATTTTTGAGTGCTGCCGACCAGCTATGAATGTAGGTGGTAGATTTGGGAGTATATTGAACTCTCAAAAACCTTGTCAAGAGGGCTCTGCCGACCAATTGCCGACCAAATGGAACTTAATTTGCACAAAAAAGTGTCCCATAAGTCTAAAGTGGGTTTTGGGTTTGGGATGATGTGAAATGTCTATAAATAGATGGTTTGAGGTGTCTCATAATAGTTTTGGGACACTGAGACAGTTTTAGCCGACCAAATTGCCGACCATTCAGCTAGATTGAAGTTTAAAAGAATTTTGCGAATTTTAGGAAGTGTTACTTAAATCATATTCATCATAACTTTCGATGTCCATTACTTTACAGTTTAGACGAGCCGTCCAAGATAAGATATTAGTAACATCTTCATCTTTACCTGCAAAAACTATAACTTCATCATTAATTGCACCATCTTTTACTTTTGAGAATAGTTCAGCACATATAAGCACTTTTAGACCATTATTCAAACTTGACTTATCTAACTGAATCATTTGATATCCTTTATGCTGTTTTGATTGTATTGCTTAAAAATTCTGCAAGGTCGATAATAGTAAAAACTACTTTTGCATTTTTGGCAGTTCCTAACTTCTTGTAGTTAGGGATTCCCATATTTTTTGAGATATACAAATCAACTGTAGAAACTGATACTCCTAATTCCATAGCTATCTGTTTTTTATTGACTGTTGCTCCTAGGTACCGTGATTTTAAATCTTGATAGATCAACACTGCTTGAGGGTTTGTGAAATTTTCCATAACTTAGCCTTTATTTGTTAAATTTGGGAGAATTATAGAAGAGTAGATCGTTAATTTATACCGCATAAGTTGGAATGTTTTTAGGGTTATTTGTATAAGATTGGAAATTGATGTTTGATTAGAAGTGGGGAGGTTTCAGCAGAAGTACTATACCATAAAGCGACAAAATGCAAGCATTATATAATCATACTAACTCTGAACGCTGTGTGTAGAAATATTTTAACTTATGTGCATATATATACCTTATTCAAGATATTTTTCATTATTCTATTAATCATTTGTCATAACTATGGTATGCTAAAATAAAAAAACAACACATGAAAGAAAAATATAATGGCTGATTTAGCAAAAAGAGGTAGTCCCAAGTATACTGATATAGAAGGGTTTAAACCTTATGAACTAACTCATTGTATTGTATATGAAATGGCTAGTCGAAACAAAAAAGTTCTAGACATACTTGAAAAATTAAGTTATATTGAAGAATTTAAGAAAACTAAACCATATTCAAATTTAGCTTATACTTTTGTGCTAGTTACAGATGAAGAAGAAAAGAAATTTTTAGCAATGAGTAAGTACAGTCTATCAGAACTACGACATGAACTTGAAGAAACGATAGATTGGGATATCATCTGTAAAAATTTGATAAAGACTTCTGAAAGCAAAGGGGATAATACAGATGGTGACAATGGTATAGACTTTATCTATAAAGAAAAAGGTTATTGTCAGGATGTTTCCGAGGATAAAAGAAAATTAGTCGCAGGATATCTGGAAATAGCTATAGCTGAGCTTGAAGATGATTTAGTTAACAATTATTTTATTTATCCAGAAGGGTATGTTTCCAACTTTCAAGGTGCAGATGAAGATTATATCCATGAAGTTGAAACTAGAGAATTAACAGATATTGGAACAACATTTGATAATGAAGTAAACAAAAGTGTTCATAAAGGATTTTATGTACTTCAGGAAATGCACAAGCACAATAAAACATATGCTATCAATCATATACTCCCAAACTTTAAGAGAAAAATTCATAATTCAAATCAAGTTGCTACTTTTTTGAACTTTTCACTTCCTCTAAATGAAATTCTTGAGTATATTTCACATATTAAAAATACTTTAAATGACCAAGGCAACATAGATGAAAGAATCATTAAGTCCCCTGCAGAGTTACTCGGAGAAAAATTAGATAAAGCTGATGATATTAATAACATGTGCTCAGAGAATAGAAATAGTAACTTAAAATGTTTTGAAGGCAGAAAAGGCTTAACAAAAACAGAAAAATTTGCAGACATGTTTTTTATCTATGACATGATAAAGGCTGGAAAAATTAAGTCAGAAATATTGATTGCTTTAGATAAATACCATGATAAAGATAACATAAAGACAAAATCTTTTCATGGGGATACATATGATAAATATCTCCTAATTGCAAAGGACTATATAAATAATGAACGATATAAAGAACTTATTACTGGAGTAAAAAAATCTGAAAATATTTAACTTTAATTTTTTGTAGTGCTATAAATCGCAATAGAGACAGTTGATATTAGAATTGGCGTATCTTTTTGTAGGTTACCAATAAGATGATTTTAAATAATGGTTACCAATAGGTTACCAATCAGTATTATTCAGAAAACTTAGAGTAGTATTTTAAAGGCTATATTTAGGGGTTTGATGAGGTTCTTCAGTGGTGGACGAGGAGAGGTTCGAACTCTCGGTACAGTTACCCGTACGCATCCTTAGCAGGGATGTGGTTTCAGCCGCTCACCCACTCGTCCATTTGAAGACCGTGATTATAATCATATATTTATAACAATTAGCTTAATTATATAATTTTAAGCTTACATGTAGAAATCTTTTTATGCAAAGAGTGTATAATTTCAGTATTGTTTACATGAGGAGTAAATATCAAAATACTTATATTTGTATTCTTATTTTCCATAATTAATGCTTCAGACTATCCTAACTTTACAATTCAAGAGTTGCATAGTATAGAAAAAAAATCAGGAACTGTTGCTAAAAACAGAATTATTGACTATGAACAAAGTATTGCACTCTTCAAAAAATATCCAAAATCTAAACAATTAATACAAGTAAATTTTTATTTAAATAAACTTTTACCACAATATGACGCTATAACTCAACAACAAGAAGATTACTGGTCAACTCCAAAAGAATTTTTAATTACTGGCTATGGAGATTGTGAAGATTATGTGATAATCAAATACTTTACACTGTTAAAATTAGGATTTAAAAAAGAAAAATTATTTCTCACTACTGTACGTGA
This window encodes:
- a CDS encoding site-specific integrase, encoding MPLQISLSSFKNSAYNLANDFELLQDYNPCKGVKEYELNNQRQIFLSKTQAKRLLQEVNKSQNEHLKYIIPMLLLTGARKREGLDATWSDFDMLNNLWTIPITKNGKKRILPITPPLKDLLAQIKKQTKYLFASPKTKKPYVSIFQSWNTARIKANLPEVRIHDLRHTYASALVNAKCSLYEVQVLLGHSTAKMTQRYAHLSNESLMNAASCAGRLLK
- a CDS encoding transglutaminase-like cysteine peptidase; translated protein: MHSIEKKSGTVAKNRIIDYEQSIALFKKYPKSKQLIQVNFYLNKLLPQYDAITQQQEDYWSTPKEFLITGYGDCEDYVIIKYFTLLKLGFKKEKLFLTTVREKYYGGYHMVLSYFKDKNKPPLILDNLSFKVLDLKKRVDLEADIFINSNGVYKISKEYKLTKIDNKFKQYEDLEKRIIKEN
- a CDS encoding Arm DNA-binding domain-containing protein, which gives rise to MPKMKLTTDSIKQLKPPTDKAKEQYFDSDLTGFMLEVKNTGSKIYYYRYRENNSQKMIRIGTTTDISLQEAKEKYYTLKENQDNPEPPSQTKEMPPITFQEFYDSYYLPYIKTHIKSYETNISIFKNHILPDLATTPMNELKKIEVMTHHSNMIHKKHLAPATANKFIIF